The following are encoded in a window of Streptomyces sp. SAT1 genomic DNA:
- a CDS encoding NUDIX hydrolase family protein translates to MTEITPGWLSTDELESARARMPILYVEAVPVRVDDSGEVTSIGLLLRIGPDGTVSRTLVSGRVLHHERVRDALLRHLEKDLGPVALPRVPASLQPFTVAEYFPTAGVTPYHDPRQHAVSLAYVVPVAGDCRPRQDALDLVWFTPQEAVSAALQGEMPGGHGVLLKQALAHVGYVA, encoded by the coding sequence ATGACCGAGATCACGCCCGGTTGGCTGAGCACCGACGAGCTGGAGTCGGCGCGCGCCCGCATGCCGATCCTGTACGTCGAGGCGGTGCCGGTGCGCGTGGACGACAGCGGCGAAGTGACCAGCATCGGACTGCTGCTGCGCATCGGACCGGACGGCACGGTCAGCCGGACGCTGGTCTCCGGCCGGGTGCTGCACCACGAGCGGGTGCGCGACGCCCTGCTGCGCCACCTGGAGAAGGATCTCGGACCGGTGGCGCTGCCCCGGGTGCCCGCCTCCCTCCAGCCGTTCACGGTGGCGGAGTACTTCCCGACGGCGGGCGTCACGCCGTACCACGACCCGCGTCAGCACGCCGTCTCGCTCGCGTACGTCGTCCCGGTGGCCGGTGACTGCCGGCCCCGGCAGGACGCCCTGGACCTGGTCTGGTTCACGCCGCAGGAGGCGGTCTCCGCCGCCCTCCAGGGCGAGATGCCGGGCGGGCACGGCGTCCTGCTGAAGCAGGC